Proteins encoded within one genomic window of Corvus hawaiiensis isolate bCorHaw1 chromosome 9, bCorHaw1.pri.cur, whole genome shotgun sequence:
- the CDKN2C gene encoding cyclin-dependent kinase 4 inhibitor C, which translates to MAEPSGNELASAAAKGDLVQLTNLLQKNVNVNAQNGFGRTALQVMKLGNPEIARRLLSNGANPNLKDSTGFAVIHDVAREGFLDTLQTLLEFKADVNIEDNDGNLPLHLAAQEGHVRVVELLLARSECKVGHQNKRGATAYDLAKLYRRAAVVELLEASSSFPPSMD; encoded by the exons ATGGCCGAGCCTTCTGGGAACGAGCTGGCGTCCGCGGCTGCCAAGGGGGACCTAGTGCAACTTACTAATTTGTTGCAAAAGAATGTAAACGTCAATGCACAAAATGGATTTGGGAGGACTGCGCTGCAG GTGATGAAACTCGGGAACCCCGAAATCGCCCGGCGGCTGCTCAGTAACGGGGCGAACCCCAACCTGAAAGACAGTACCGGCTTCGCTGTCATCCACGACGTAGCTAGGGAGGGGTTTCTGGACACTTTGCAGACTCTGCTGGAGTTCAAAGCCGATGTTAACATTGAGGATAACGACGGCAACCTGCCCTTGCACTTGGCGGCCCAGGAGGGGCACGTGCGGgtggtggagctgctgctggcgcGCTCCGAGTGCAAGGTGGGCCACCAGAACAAGCGGGGGGCCACCGCCTACGACCTGGCCAAGCTGTACAGGAGGGCGGCCGTGGTGGAGCTCCTGGaggccagcagctccttccccccCAGCATGGACTGA